Proteins encoded in a region of the Augochlora pura isolate Apur16 chromosome 4, APUR_v2.2.1, whole genome shotgun sequence genome:
- the LOC144469288 gene encoding uncharacterized protein LOC144469288 encodes MAFELEDLLKEDKKDANLLPDLSKATCQSPEEFRRLLENCPEFKIKPEKVKKDDAKVRDKDFSWRPTKKEIKAFGKEWNYGNPIPPDMRGLNLGELQQVAIDWRMLTPLRPKQRQDEEMFSRLVEMGKLEAKTIARERRSTTSPIRRSKNRAGIIESSVKICSECGEEFCFGEFCGDVLYDSFIRVTVTIQQPKVKVSADTEAIIANMDRKKKRKKKKRTKSKGRTSRKTARLLVRSKGKKSISNELDRRSSTDQVDRNARESKTIKPFKRKCSKYTKKGLRK; translated from the exons ATGGCGTTTGAGCTCGAGGATCTCCTAAAGGAGGATAAGAAGGACGCAAATTTATTGCCTGACCTGAGTAAAGCAACCTGTCAGTCTCCAGAGGAGTTCCGACGATTGCTCGAGAACTGTCCCGAGTTCAAAATCAAGCCGGAAAAG GTGAAGAAAGATGACGCAAAGGTGCGCGACAAGGATTTTTCCTGGAGGCCAActaaaaaagagataaaagcATTTGGAAAAGAGTGGAATTATGGAAATCCAATACCACCGGATATGAGAGGTTTGAATCTTGGAGAATTGCAGCAGGTTGCCATTGACTGGAGGATGTTGACGCCCCTCAGGCCGAAGCAACGTCAGGACGAAGAGATGTTTTCAAGATTG GTGGAAATGGGTAAACTGGAAGCAAAGACGATCGCCAGGGAGCGGCGATCGACCACAAGTCCCATTAGACGAAGCAAGAATCGCGCTGGCATAATAGAGAGTAgcgtaaaaatttgttcggaATGTGGAGAGGAATTTTGCTTCGGCGAGTTCTGCGGGGATGTACTCTACGACTCGTTTATAAGGGTCACCGTCACGATCCAGCAGCCGAAAGTGAAAGTGTCCGCCGACACCGAGGCGATAATAGCGAACATGGATCGCAAGAAGAAGcgcaagaagaagaaacgaacCAAGAGCAAAGGCAGAACGTCTAGGAAGACCGCCAGACTGTTGGTTCGAAGTAAAGGAAAGAAATCTATAAGTAACGAATTAGATAGGAGGAGTAGCACCGATCAAGTAGATAGAAACGCACGGGAATCGAAAACGATTAAGCCGTTTAAAAGAAAGTGTAGCAAGTATACTAAAAAGGGATTGCGGAAGTAA